A region from the Helcococcus ovis genome encodes:
- a CDS encoding Na+/H+ antiporter NhaC family protein, with protein sequence MGEEKNIQKKGSFVGFIPLLAFLVIYFAMGIGTGSFNNFPLLIGMFVATVISLIITSPVAKKKTFTEKVEIFCTGGGDNTLILMVIIYMLAGAFYGIAGAMHATDTVTNLGISILPTRLILPGLFIIGCVLSFSMGTSMGTVSALMPIAISISQKTGVSLPLVAGIVVGGAMFGDNLSFISDTTIAATTTQGVAMKDKFKANIIMVLPAFIITVVGLMFWPINAAAINVEGTVNLINLIPYILIITLSLLGLHVLPAMGISILSGVVIGIAHGDFTFVQSFGKIHEGMTWMQDMAVIAIFVGGVIAMMKYLGGIDWLLNKLSKNTKSKKGAELSVAALVSLVDVATTNNTMAIIACGPIAKDISEKYEIEPKRMASILDIFSSAFNGLTPYAGQLLVAGAMAKISPVSIIPFVWYSILMIVFGVLFILLGIGSKNRK encoded by the coding sequence ATGGGTGAAGAAAAAAATATTCAAAAAAAAGGTAGTTTTGTAGGTTTTATACCACTATTGGCATTTTTAGTAATATATTTTGCTATGGGTATAGGGACAGGTAGTTTTAATAATTTTCCATTATTAATTGGTATGTTTGTTGCTACTGTAATTTCTTTAATAATTACTAGTCCTGTAGCAAAAAAGAAAACATTTACAGAAAAAGTTGAAATTTTTTGTACAGGTGGGGGAGATAATACTTTGATTTTAATGGTAATAATATATATGTTAGCAGGAGCATTTTATGGAATAGCCGGAGCTATGCATGCTACTGATACTGTTACAAATTTAGGTATTTCTATTTTACCTACAAGATTAATTTTACCGGGATTATTTATAATTGGATGTGTTTTAAGTTTTTCAATGGGGACATCAATGGGAACAGTTTCTGCATTGATGCCCATAGCTATAAGTATTTCTCAAAAAACAGGGGTTAGCTTACCTTTAGTAGCTGGTATTGTAGTGGGAGGAGCTATGTTTGGTGACAATTTATCATTTATTTCTGATACAACAATTGCAGCTACAACAACTCAAGGAGTTGCAATGAAGGATAAATTTAAGGCAAATATAATAATGGTACTACCGGCTTTTATAATAACTGTAGTAGGATTGATGTTTTGGCCAATTAATGCGGCTGCTATAAATGTTGAAGGAACAGTAAATTTAATTAATCTTATACCATATATTTTAATCATCACATTATCGTTATTAGGATTACATGTATTACCTGCTATGGGAATTTCTATATTATCAGGAGTAGTTATTGGGATAGCTCATGGTGATTTTACTTTTGTACAATCTTTTGGAAAAATTCATGAAGGTATGACTTGGATGCAAGATATGGCTGTGATTGCAATTTTTGTTGGTGGTGTAATAGCGATGATGAAATATTTAGGTGGTATAGATTGGTTATTAAATAAATTATCTAAAAACACAAAATCTAAAAAAGGAGCAGAATTAAGTGTTGCTGCTTTAGTTTCACTTGTTGATGTCGCAACAACAAATAATACAATGGCTATTATTGCGTGTGGACCAATTGCGAAAGACATATCTGAAAAATATGAAATTGAACCAAAAAGAATGGCAAGTATATTAGATATTTTCTCGTCAGCATTTAATGGTTTGACCCCTTATGCAGGACAATTATTGGTTGCAGGAGCTATGGCTAAAATTTCACCGGTTTCTATAATTCCATTTGTTTGGTATTCAATTTTGATGATAGTATTTGGAGTATTGTTTATTTTGTTAGGTATAGGAAGTAAGAATAGAAAATAG
- a CDS encoding ROK family protein yields the protein MILTLDIGGTNIKTGIFENSTFTQLNSYETGIKDSSFNMLDRISFIIDETLKSYEINGVAISTAGIVDSINGKIAYANENIPNYKGTEISKYIMQKYNLPSIVENDVNCALLGELTQAKYRDVQNALMFTIGTGVGGALYVNGKLLFGHSFSGGEVGYSIFNGQNIEKIASTTSLVNNVKLRINIEEIDGKWIFDQAINHKNQICVEEIDKLVKNIVNLVVNSVSLLNPEYVILGGGIMEQKEYLQPIIQKKFDKMYTNNFVKKSTKIVFAELGNTAGMFGAYEVYRNKIK from the coding sequence ATGATTTTAACATTAGACATTGGTGGAACCAATATTAAAACAGGAATATTTGAAAATTCAACATTCACACAATTAAATTCCTACGAAACGGGTATTAAGGATAGCTCTTTTAACATGCTTGACAGAATTTCATTCATAATTGATGAAACTCTTAAATCTTATGAAATAAATGGAGTTGCAATATCCACTGCTGGTATAGTTGATAGTATAAATGGTAAAATAGCCTATGCTAATGAAAATATTCCAAACTACAAAGGTACCGAAATTTCAAAATATATTATGCAAAAATATAATTTACCATCAATCGTTGAAAATGATGTAAATTGTGCGTTACTTGGAGAGCTTACTCAAGCAAAATATAGGGATGTACAAAATGCGTTAATGTTTACTATTGGTACTGGAGTAGGAGGAGCTTTATATGTAAATGGAAAACTTTTATTCGGACATTCATTTAGTGGTGGAGAAGTAGGATATTCAATATTTAACGGGCAAAATATTGAGAAAATAGCTTCAACAACATCTCTTGTAAATAATGTTAAATTAAGAATTAATATTGAAGAAATAGATGGGAAATGGATATTTGATCAAGCTATAAACCACAAAAATCAAATTTGTGTTGAAGAAATTGATAAATTGGTTAAAAATATTGTTAATTTAGTTGTGAATTCTGTTAGCCTATTAAATCCTGAATATGTAATTCTGGGTGGTGGAATCATGGAACAAAAAGAATATCTTCAACCGATAATTCAAAAAAAATTCGATAAAATGTACACAAATAATTTTGTAAAGAAGTCTACAAAAATTGTATTTGCTGAATTAGGTAATACAGCTGGAATGTTTGGGGCGTATGAGGTATATAGGAATAAAATTAAATAA
- a CDS encoding DEAD/DEAH box helicase: MLTKLRQICIDPRLLYEDIINVSTKIQASIELIEKSIENKEKVILFSNFTSVLDSLSQELNKINIDYYTLTGSTNKIMRKRLVDDFQSDDTSVFLISLKAGGTGLNLTKASVIIHIDPWWNLSVQNQATDRTYRIGQKNVVQVLI, from the coding sequence ATGCTTACAAAATTGAGGCAGATATGTATAGATCCAAGGTTATTATATGAAGATATAATTAATGTTTCTACTAAAATTCAAGCGTCAATAGAATTAATTGAAAAATCAATAGAAAATAAAGAAAAAGTAATCTTATTTTCTAATTTTACATCTGTTTTAGATTCATTAAGTCAAGAGTTAAATAAAATTAATATAGATTATTATACATTGACAGGCTCTACTAATAAAATTATGAGAAAAAGATTAGTTGATGATTTTCAATCTGATGATACATCTGTATTCTTAATATCTCTAAAAGCTGGAGGCACAGGTCTTAATTTAACAAAAGCAAGTGTTATAATTCATATTGACCCTTGGTGGAATTTGTCTGTACAAAATCAGGCAACAGATAGGACGTATAGAATTGGTCAGAAAAATGTAGTTCAGGTTTTAATTTAA
- a CDS encoding S-methyl-5-thioribose-1-phosphate isomerase, with product MQLNDRQDYDLAYMLKFENVAWYENGKVKILDRRIYPIRVEHVICKTYKDVAKSIKDMVTQSEGPYTAAAMGMVLAFYEAENLNNDELYYFMEKAAYELSHARPTTSEQMSGIVNGSLEVLKKCLDNNLEREKILDKLFEYAYNYVNNNYKKYSIIGRNLAKIIPDNGSIMTQCFAGTVVGTMLRECKKMNKNIKIYCAETRPYYQGARLTASVAKDMGFDVTVISDNMPAYTIKTKKIDLFTSASDVITMDGYIVNKVGTFQIALAAKYFNIPYYVTGTPDEKHKTIDSVTIEKRDPKLVLESLGQKITMDGVNGYYPAFDITPPDLCTGVVTDKGIFSPYNLKEYN from the coding sequence ATGCAACTTAATGATAGACAAGACTATGATTTAGCTTATATGCTTAAATTTGAAAATGTTGCCTGGTATGAAAATGGTAAAGTTAAAATATTGGATAGAAGAATTTATCCAATAAGAGTTGAACATGTTATATGTAAAACTTATAAAGATGTTGCTAAATCAATTAAAGATATGGTAACTCAATCTGAAGGACCATATACTGCTGCGGCGATGGGTATGGTTTTAGCTTTTTATGAAGCAGAAAATTTAAATAATGATGAATTATATTACTTTATGGAAAAAGCAGCATATGAATTATCTCATGCCAGACCAACTACTTCAGAACAAATGTCAGGTATAGTTAACGGTTCACTTGAAGTTTTGAAAAAATGTTTAGATAATAATTTAGAAAGGGAAAAAATTTTAGATAAACTATTTGAATATGCATATAATTATGTAAATAACAATTATAAAAAATATTCTATAATTGGAAGAAATTTAGCAAAAATAATACCTGATAATGGTTCGATAATGACTCAGTGCTTTGCAGGTACAGTTGTAGGAACGATGCTTAGAGAATGTAAGAAAATGAATAAAAACATCAAAATTTATTGTGCTGAAACTCGACCATATTATCAAGGGGCTAGATTAACAGCTAGTGTAGCTAAAGATATGGGATTTGATGTTACTGTTATTTCTGATAATATGCCGGCTTATACAATAAAAACTAAAAAAATAGACCTGTTTACTTCAGCATCAGATGTAATAACAATGGATGGATATATTGTAAATAAAGTTGGTACATTTCAAATAGCACTGGCAGCAAAATATTTTAATATTCCTTATTATGTAACTGGAACCCCTGATGAAAAACATAAAACAATTGATAGTGTTACAATTGAAAAAAGAGATCCGAAACTTGTTTTAGAGTCTTTGGGGCAAAAAATTACAATGGATGGAGTTAATGGTTATTATCCGGCATTTGACATCACCCCTCCTGATTTATGTACAGGTGTAGTTACTGATAAGGGGATTTTTTCACCATATAATTTAAAAGAATACAATTAA
- a CDS encoding SNF2-related protein, with the protein MLHSLTICPASLVLNWKSEFSKFSDINELLVIHGNKESRIVKISNIKDEIVITSYDYIKRDIDLYKEIKFDTLVIDEAQYIKNYKTKVSKTIKQIISEYKIAFIGTPIENTLLELWSIFDFLMRGYLFKYEKFSNLFEKQIVLNNNENSKQKLKDMVEPFILRRLKSEVLDELPEKIEETYNLKKRKKYICLI; encoded by the coding sequence ATGTTACATAGTCTAACAATTTGTCCGGCATCATTAGTTCTTAATTGGAAAAGTGAGTTTTCAAAATTTAGTGATATAAATGAGTTACTTGTAATTCATGGAAATAAGGAATCAAGAATTGTGAAAATATCAAATATAAAGGATGAAATAGTAATAACGTCTTATGATTATATAAAGAGAGATATTGATTTATATAAAGAAATAAAATTTGATACGCTTGTTATTGATGAAGCTCAGTATATTAAAAATTATAAAACAAAGGTTTCAAAAACGATTAAACAAATTATTTCAGAATATAAGATAGCTTTTATTGGTACTCCTATAGAAAATACTTTGTTAGAATTATGGTCGATATTTGATTTTCTTATGAGAGGATATTTATTTAAATATGAAAAGTTTTCAAATTTATTTGAAAAGCAAATAGTTTTAAATAATAATGAAAATTCTAAACAAAAATTGAAAGATATGGTAGAGCCTTTTATACTTAGAAGGTTGAAATCAGAAGTTTTGGATGAATTGCCTGAAAAAATAGAAGAAACTTACAATCTGAAGAAGAGAAAAAAATATATCTGTCTAATTTAA
- a CDS encoding N-acetylneuraminate lyase, whose protein sequence is MLREDLKGLYSALLVPFNEDGSVNEEGLRKIIRHNIDKMNIDGLYVGGSSGENFLLGKEEKKQIFEIAKDEAKDQIKLIAQIGSSNIYEAIELGKFVTDLAYDAISAVTPFYYRFNADEVYNYYKEITENVENDLIIYSIPLLTGIDMGIKDFERLFKLPRIVGVKYTSADFYLLERLRKTFKQQLIFSGFDEMLVPAVANNVDGAIGSTYNVNGIRSRQIFDAVKSNDLQKALEIQNLTNDFISAVLNNGLYQTLKYILQREVKSDKQFYSRKPMAQITEEQKQEAENIYQKFIK, encoded by the coding sequence ATGTTAAGAGAAGATTTGAAAGGCTTGTATTCAGCTTTATTGGTGCCATTTAATGAAGATGGAAGTGTAAATGAAGAGGGACTTAGAAAAATTATAAGACATAATATTGATAAAATGAATATAGATGGACTTTATGTTGGAGGCTCAAGTGGTGAAAACTTTTTACTGGGAAAAGAAGAAAAAAAACAAATATTTGAAATTGCAAAAGATGAAGCAAAAGATCAAATTAAATTAATTGCTCAAATTGGTAGTTCAAATATTTATGAGGCAATTGAATTAGGAAAATTTGTAACAGATTTAGCTTATGATGCGATTTCAGCAGTAACACCATTTTATTACAGATTCAATGCTGATGAGGTTTATAATTACTATAAAGAAATTACAGAAAATGTAGAAAATGACTTAATTATTTATTCTATTCCACTATTAACAGGTATTGATATGGGAATTAAAGATTTTGAAAGATTATTTAAGCTACCAAGAATTGTTGGAGTAAAATACACATCAGCAGATTTTTATTTATTAGAAAGATTAAGAAAGACATTTAAGCAACAACTAATTTTTTCAGGGTTTGATGAAATGTTAGTGCCTGCGGTTGCGAATAATGTAGATGGGGCAATTGGTTCAACATATAATGTAAATGGAATTCGCTCAAGACAAATTTTTGATGCCGTAAAATCTAATGATTTACAAAAAGCATTGGAAATTCAAAATTTGACAAATGATTTTATTTCAGCTGTTTTAAATAATGGACTATATCAAACATTAAAATATATTTTACAAAGAGAGGTAAAATCTGACAAGCAATTTTATTCAAGAAAACCAATGGCTCAAATTACAGAAGAACAAAAGCAAGAAGCGGAAAATATTTATCAAAAATTTATTAAATAG
- a CDS encoding endonuclease/exonuclease/phosphatase family protein produces the protein MKKYKIMSFNLRYENEFDKYSWNIRKNSVKKVIEKYSPDFIGFQEVKENQLKDLKILLENKYDFYGVFRDETDGKEMNPIFVKNNKFNLRHTNTFWLSKNITEKFNIGWDGDLARICSFGIVSDKSTNENLFVFMNTHFDHVGINARIKSSDLIINSSKLLSLAFNIPVIITGDFNTRPIDGYIDKLLNHKDFDNSFNHFKNKENTLTIHNYSDEVEGQPIDYVFTQNPIKILSSEIIRDKFDDIFTSDHYQVLVKIEI, from the coding sequence ATGAAAAAATATAAAATTATGAGTTTTAATCTTCGTTATGAAAACGAATTTGATAAATATTCTTGGAATATTAGAAAAAATAGTGTAAAAAAAGTTATCGAAAAATATTCTCCGGATTTTATTGGATTTCAAGAAGTTAAAGAAAATCAGCTAAAAGATTTAAAAATTTTACTTGAAAATAAATATGATTTTTACGGAGTTTTTAGAGATGAAACCGACGGAAAAGAAATGAACCCAATATTTGTAAAAAATAATAAATTTAATTTAAGACACACAAATACATTTTGGCTATCAAAAAATATTACAGAAAAATTTAATATCGGATGGGACGGCGATTTAGCAAGAATTTGTTCTTTTGGAATTGTTAGCGATAAATCTACAAATGAAAATTTATTTGTATTCATGAACACCCATTTTGACCATGTAGGAATTAACGCAAGAATAAAATCTTCAGATTTAATAATAAATTCTAGTAAATTATTAAGTTTAGCATTTAACATCCCTGTTATAATTACTGGCGATTTCAATACTAGACCAATAGACGGATATATTGATAAATTACTAAATCATAAAGATTTTGATAATAGCTTTAATCATTTTAAAAATAAAGAAAACACCCTTACAATTCACAATTATAGTGATGAAGTTGAAGGACAACCTATCGATTATGTGTTTACCCAAAATCCCATTAAAATTTTAAGTAGCGAAATTATCAGGGACAAATTTGATGATATTTTTACATCCGACCACTATCAAGTATTAGTAAAAATTGAAATTTAA
- a CDS encoding iron-containing alcohol dehydrogenase encodes MRDFQYYNPSKIIFGTNPYNKIKDILEKKSVKSILMIYGGEYVKKLGIYDNIRNLCKELNIKFTENGEIIPNPRVELVRKLINVSRGNKVDFILAVGGGSAVDTAKAVSMGINYDGDVWDFFEGNAIANQVVEVGVISTIPSSGSETSNATIINNGLFKKGYEDDKIIPVFAVMNPQYTLNLPKYHTSVGIADISTHLLERYFTNTKNVDTTDFLIEGALKALMLNAYKLMDNFDDINARSEIQWLASIAHNNLLDTGRESDWASHRIEHELSAQYDIVHGEGMATVIIAYMRYVSDKNPEKLAQLSNRLFGIDYYNYTLEKMAVILADKFEEFYKKLGLRTKLKEFNIGNEHFYEMAKRATDDGKNTVGHYYPLDIDKFVEVLNMAN; translated from the coding sequence GTGAGAGATTTTCAATATTATAATCCATCAAAAATAATTTTTGGTACTAATCCATATAATAAAATTAAAGATATTTTAGAGAAAAAATCTGTAAAATCTATATTAATGATTTATGGGGGAGAGTATGTAAAAAAATTGGGGATATATGATAATATTAGAAATTTATGTAAAGAATTAAATATAAAATTTACTGAAAACGGAGAGATTATTCCAAACCCAAGAGTAGAATTGGTTAGAAAATTAATAAATGTTTCTAGGGGGAATAAGGTCGATTTTATACTTGCTGTTGGTGGTGGTAGTGCTGTAGATACTGCGAAAGCAGTTTCTATGGGAATTAATTATGATGGAGATGTTTGGGATTTTTTTGAAGGCAATGCTATAGCAAATCAAGTTGTGGAAGTTGGAGTCATATCTACAATTCCTTCAAGTGGGTCGGAAACTTCAAATGCAACAATAATTAATAATGGATTATTTAAAAAAGGGTATGAGGATGATAAAATTATTCCTGTTTTTGCGGTAATGAATCCACAATATACATTAAATTTACCAAAATATCATACCTCTGTTGGAATTGCTGATATATCTACACATTTATTAGAAAGGTATTTTACAAATACTAAAAATGTTGATACAACAGATTTCTTAATAGAAGGGGCGTTAAAAGCATTGATGTTAAATGCATATAAATTGATGGATAATTTTGATGATATTAATGCTAGATCTGAAATTCAATGGTTAGCATCAATTGCTCATAATAATTTATTGGACACCGGTAGAGAATCGGATTGGGCTTCTCATAGAATAGAACATGAATTAAGTGCTCAATATGATATTGTTCATGGAGAAGGCATGGCGACAGTTATAATTGCATATATGAGATATGTTTCAGACAAAAATCCGGAAAAATTGGCTCAATTATCCAATAGATTATTTGGAATAGATTATTATAACTATACATTAGAAAAAATGGCGGTTATTCTTGCTGATAAATTTGAAGAATTTTATAAAAAATTAGGATTGAGAACCAAATTAAAAGAATTTAATATTGGAAATGAACATTTTTATGAAATGGCGAAAAGAGCAACGGATGATGGGAAAAATACAGTAGGACATTATTATCCATTGGATATTGATAAATTTGTAGAAGTGTTAAATATGGCGAATTGA
- the mtnK gene encoding S-methyl-5-thioribose kinase, with the protein MKKYNEHFLMDVNTVKQYVIDSLDYFEDRENLVAEEIGDGNINYVFKVYDKLTKKSLVVKQADKLLRSSGRPLDLNRNKIEAEILKIESELALGFVPKIYDYNENMYALIMEDISEFKNLRKELKNSKIFPKLADDISTFLVNTLLLTTDLYYDRHDKKNRVKEFINIDLCDISEDLVFTEPYYDYKNRNILTEGIEEFVNEKLYNDEELKCEVGILRNNFMNNAQSLIHGDLHSGSIFINDKGLKVIDPEFAFYGPMGYDIGNVIGNLFFSLVNKYYIENSNIEFINWLEKTIIDIYDLFKKKFVIKYKENIDFPIYNELFMTKYLNKVMSDSVGYAGTEIIRRTVGDSKVMEISDVNDKSIKIDLEKTLVNLGINFIKNREKYSRGSELIEEFRKVAR; encoded by the coding sequence ATGAAAAAGTATAATGAACATTTTTTAATGGATGTTAATACTGTTAAACAGTATGTTATAGATTCCTTAGATTATTTTGAGGATAGAGAAAACTTAGTTGCAGAAGAAATAGGTGATGGTAATATAAATTATGTTTTTAAAGTTTATGATAAATTAACTAAAAAGTCATTAGTAGTAAAACAAGCAGATAAACTTTTAAGATCATCAGGAAGGCCGTTAGATTTAAATAGAAATAAAATAGAAGCAGAAATATTAAAGATAGAATCTGAACTTGCACTTGGATTTGTTCCTAAAATTTATGATTATAACGAAAATATGTATGCATTAATTATGGAAGATATTTCCGAATTTAAAAATTTAAGAAAGGAATTAAAAAATTCTAAAATTTTTCCTAAATTAGCTGATGACATATCCACATTTTTAGTAAATACTTTACTTTTAACAACTGATTTATATTATGATAGACATGATAAGAAAAATAGAGTAAAAGAATTTATTAATATAGATTTATGTGATATATCTGAAGATTTAGTATTTACAGAACCATATTATGATTATAAAAATAGAAATATATTGACAGAAGGAATAGAAGAATTTGTTAATGAAAAATTGTATAATGATGAAGAGTTAAAATGTGAGGTTGGCATATTAAGAAATAATTTTATGAATAACGCCCAATCTTTAATACATGGAGATTTACATTCAGGGTCTATTTTTATAAATGATAAGGGATTAAAAGTTATTGATCCGGAATTCGCATTCTATGGTCCCATGGGATATGATATAGGTAATGTTATTGGAAATTTATTTTTTAGTTTAGTTAATAAATATTATATAGAAAATAGCAATATTGAATTTATTAATTGGCTTGAAAAGACAATAATTGATATTTATGATTTATTTAAGAAAAAATTTGTTATAAAATATAAAGAAAATATTGATTTTCCAATATACAATGAATTATTTATGACTAAATATTTAAATAAAGTTATGTCTGATTCAGTTGGTTATGCTGGAACAGAAATTATAAGAAGAACTGTTGGAGATTCTAAAGTGATGGAAATATCGGATGTAAATGATAAAAGTATTAAAATTGATTTAGAAAAAACATTGGTAAATTTAGGTATTAATTTTATAAAAAATAGAGAAAAATACAGTAGAGGATCTGAATTAATAGAAGAATTTAGAAAGGTGGCAAGATAA
- a CDS encoding DeoR/GlpR family DNA-binding transcription regulator, giving the protein MLKINRQKIIENELKTYGSIIISEISKKTGVTEETIRRDLKEMEKKNILKRIHGGAYLPDVEDKGAPSKLRETFLSNTKNNISKYVIKNLIKDTDSIILDSSTTCVSLAKMILEEDINVTIITNSLKIMMLFGEKKKNTKLISIGGSYRNISCSFTGYQSIQAISNYVADKSFISCSAISKNHGLLDNSQAESQIRKYFIKHSKIHYLIIDHTKFDDIADYIINPLNVINEVITDKKPSNEWIEVFSKLKIKINWIE; this is encoded by the coding sequence ATGCTAAAAATTAATAGACAAAAAATTATAGAAAATGAATTAAAAACATATGGAAGTATCATAATTTCTGAAATAAGTAAAAAAACAGGTGTTACAGAAGAAACCATACGTAGAGATCTAAAAGAAATGGAGAAAAAAAATATTTTAAAAAGAATACATGGAGGTGCATATTTACCGGATGTAGAAGATAAGGGAGCACCTTCAAAACTTAGAGAAACATTTTTATCTAATACAAAAAATAATATATCAAAATATGTTATTAAAAATTTAATTAAAGATACAGATTCTATAATTTTAGACTCAAGTACAACTTGTGTTAGCCTCGCTAAAATGATTTTAGAAGAAGATATTAATGTAACGATAATAACTAATTCTCTAAAAATAATGATGCTTTTTGGAGAAAAGAAAAAAAACACAAAGCTAATTTCAATTGGCGGATCATATAGAAATATATCCTGCTCATTTACAGGATATCAATCCATTCAAGCAATATCAAATTATGTTGCAGATAAAAGTTTTATAAGCTGTTCTGCTATTAGTAAAAATCACGGACTATTAGATAATAGCCAAGCAGAATCTCAAATTAGAAAATATTTTATAAAACATTCAAAAATTCACTATTTAATTATAGATCACACAAAATTTGATGATATAGCTGATTATATAATCAATCCATTAAATGTAATAAATGAAGTAATAACTGATAAAAAACCTAGCAATGAATGGATTGAAGTATTTAGTAAACTAAAAATTAAAATTAATTGGATTGAATAA
- a CDS encoding class II aldolase/adducin family protein: protein MILEKERKEIVKYLKKMLNDGLTKGTSGNISICDRKTGYIAISPSGMDYTKIVPEDIVIIDFEKKIIDGKRKPSSECDLHISIYKSKEDANSVVHTHSMFCAVLSTLNMPIKAIHYVIADCGASEVPVASYKMYGSEDLAEEVVKSMKKSYACLMANHGMVACGEDLKSAFGLAATCEWVAEIQWRALSIGTPNYLSDSQILEVEKKFKRYGQNLGEEKKNSYF from the coding sequence ATGATATTAGAAAAAGAAAGAAAAGAAATCGTTAAATATTTGAAAAAAATGTTAAATGATGGATTAACTAAAGGGACATCCGGAAATATTAGTATATGTGATAGAAAAACTGGATATATTGCGATAAGTCCATCAGGTATGGATTATACAAAAATTGTTCCTGAAGATATTGTTATAATTGATTTTGAAAAAAAAATAATAGATGGCAAAAGAAAACCATCCAGTGAGTGTGATTTGCATATTTCTATATATAAGTCTAAGGAAGATGCGAATTCTGTAGTCCATACTCATTCTATGTTTTGTGCAGTTCTTTCAACATTAAATATGCCTATAAAAGCAATTCACTATGTTATTGCAGATTGCGGGGCATCGGAAGTCCCTGTTGCGAGTTATAAAATGTATGGGTCAGAAGATTTAGCTGAAGAAGTTGTGAAGAGTATGAAAAAAAGTTATGCGTGTTTAATGGCTAATCATGGTATGGTTGCATGCGGAGAGGATTTAAAATCAGCATTTGGACTTGCAGCGACATGCGAATGGGTTGCAGAGATTCAATGGAGAGCTTTAAGTATTGGAACACCTAACTATTTATCAGATAGTCAAATTTTAGAAGTTGAAAAAAAATTTAAGAGATATGGCCAAAATTTAGGTGAAGAGAAAAAAAATAGTTATTTTTGA